One segment of Sinorhizobium mexicanum DNA contains the following:
- a CDS encoding VOC family protein, producing MVSVRYIVVGVDDAVAFYRDNLDFKLDKHNPGKFAALVRDELTLYLSAPGAGSGGQAGGNPKPGGWNRFMIITSELDALIERLRRAGASFRGEVSDGGAGRAILLEDPSGNIVELFEFK from the coding sequence ATGGTCTCCGTCCGATATATCGTCGTCGGCGTTGACGACGCGGTCGCGTTCTATCGAGACAACCTCGATTTCAAGCTCGACAAGCACAATCCGGGCAAATTTGCCGCGCTCGTGCGCGACGAACTAACGCTTTATCTCAGCGCCCCAGGTGCAGGAAGCGGAGGCCAGGCCGGCGGCAATCCGAAGCCGGGCGGGTGGAACCGGTTTATGATCATCACGAGCGAACTCGATGCGCTGATTGAGCGATTGCGCCGGGCTGGTGCAAGTTTCCGGGGCGAGGTAAGTGACGGCGGTGCCGGTCGTGCTATCCTGCTTGAAGATCCGTCGGGCAACATCGTAGAGTTGTTCGAGTTCAAGTAG
- a CDS encoding sensor histidine kinase, with translation MGGENHSGSAGGASQRFGLAGLAEAIVETLDQPLLILDVNLTVMDVNSAYCETFGVTAEETRGQPIYRLGNGQWHIPELRRLLEQILSERTTVKGYRIEHKFADIGKRVMILNARRIAADNGRAELILLTVSDRTEAEQARFELEGHREFQEKLIDSVREGLLVLDWDLKVVRANQTFYDLFQVSPSHTEGRLVYELGNRQWDIPRLRQLLEDVLPDNNAFDDVEVEHEFETIGRRIMILNGRRLDHLDLILLAIRDVTQQRLLEAQQRTLMGELHHRVKNVLASVSALANRSLKESQSLDEFRDRFASRLGAFSRTQDLLMRAPERGVLMAEVVRLELVAQGGHEGENVQLDGPDVTLSREATQAFAMAIHELTTNAVKHGAWASPEGRVKVTWTAHREGNATLVSFRWREIGRKIDTAPARKGYGSRVLAELFSHSLDGTSKLTLHPDGAEFIAGFKLQD, from the coding sequence ATGGGCGGTGAAAACCACAGCGGGAGTGCAGGCGGCGCAAGCCAGCGCTTTGGTTTGGCTGGGCTTGCCGAAGCGATCGTCGAGACGCTCGATCAGCCGCTGCTGATCCTCGATGTCAACCTCACCGTCATGGACGTCAACTCCGCATACTGCGAAACGTTCGGCGTCACCGCCGAGGAGACGCGCGGTCAGCCGATTTACAGGCTGGGCAATGGACAATGGCACATTCCCGAGCTTCGCCGGCTCCTCGAGCAGATCCTGTCCGAGCGCACGACGGTGAAAGGCTACCGGATCGAGCACAAGTTCGCCGATATCGGCAAGCGGGTCATGATCCTGAACGCCCGCAGAATAGCGGCCGATAACGGGCGGGCGGAACTGATCCTGCTCACGGTCTCTGATCGGACGGAAGCCGAGCAAGCCCGGTTCGAGCTCGAAGGGCATCGAGAGTTCCAGGAAAAGCTGATTGATAGCGTTCGCGAGGGACTCCTGGTGCTTGACTGGGATCTGAAAGTCGTCCGGGCGAACCAGACGTTCTATGACTTGTTTCAGGTCTCTCCTTCCCACACCGAGGGCCGGCTGGTGTACGAACTTGGCAACCGGCAATGGGACATTCCGAGACTGAGGCAGCTCTTGGAAGATGTTCTTCCCGACAACAATGCTTTCGATGATGTCGAGGTGGAGCACGAGTTCGAAACGATAGGACGGCGCATCATGATCCTCAATGGCCGCCGTCTCGATCATCTCGACCTAATCCTGCTGGCGATACGCGACGTCACCCAACAACGCCTGTTAGAGGCGCAGCAACGAACGTTGATGGGCGAACTGCATCACCGGGTAAAGAACGTCTTGGCGAGCGTGAGCGCGCTGGCAAATCGCAGCCTAAAAGAAAGTCAATCTCTGGATGAGTTTCGCGACAGATTTGCAAGTCGCTTAGGCGCCTTCTCCAGGACCCAGGACCTGCTGATGCGCGCACCTGAACGCGGCGTCCTAATGGCTGAGGTTGTGCGCCTGGAGTTGGTGGCCCAGGGCGGTCATGAGGGAGAAAACGTCCAACTTGACGGCCCAGACGTCACCCTGTCGCGTGAGGCCACGCAAGCTTTTGCCATGGCGATCCATGAGCTGACCACCAATGCTGTAAAGCACGGTGCCTGGGCCTCCCCCGAGGGCCGGGTGAAGGTAACTTGGACAGCGCACCGCGAAGGCAATGCGACACTTGTTAGTTTTCGCTGGCGAGAGATTGGCCGCAAGATCGATACAGCTCCCGCTCGTAAGGGTTACGGATCGCGGGTTCTGGCGGAACTGTTCAGCCACTCGCTGGACGGCACGTCCAAATTGACGCTTCATCCTGACGGCGCCGAGTTCATTGCAGGGTTTAAGCTGCAGGACTAG
- a CDS encoding FtsX-like permease family protein, with protein sequence MTALAGGTQALVIAAVIACVIVLLRVHRRRFAVLRALGAPKAYVFACIWLYVVTIVATGATAGLIVGFGGSYLAGLFVASQTGVALSPSIGLQEVSLAAGLVAIGCVFAVVPAAALYRDRLDRALQTIS encoded by the coding sequence ATGACGGCGCTCGCTGGTGGCACGCAGGCTCTCGTCATCGCCGCGGTGATCGCCTGCGTGATCGTCCTGCTGCGCGTCCACAGGCGTCGTTTCGCCGTGCTCAGGGCGCTCGGAGCGCCCAAGGCCTATGTGTTCGCCTGCATCTGGCTCTACGTCGTGACCATCGTCGCCACTGGCGCGACTGCCGGCCTCATAGTCGGATTCGGGGGCTCCTACCTAGCTGGGCTGTTTGTTGCAAGTCAGACTGGCGTGGCACTCTCACCCTCGATTGGTCTCCAAGAAGTGTCGCTGGCAGCGGGACTCGTTGCGATCGGATGCGTTTTTGCGGTCGTTCCCGCCGCCGCACTTTACAGAGACCGTTTGGATCGTGCGTTGCAGACCATCTCATAG
- a CDS encoding DUF4336 domain-containing protein, with the protein MGASLYEPINVYKPMGLNIGIVDGPFEYLTVGGVRLPLPFTTRMTVVRLSDGSLFLHSPIKFAEALAGELQRMGAIRHLVSPNQFHYAHIGEWSKVFPDAITWASPRVRQRARARRNDVTFARDLELNPPEEWRQDIDQTLFPGGYFKEFIFYHRASRTLILTDTIINIELDKMPEPWRTATKLSGMYHPRGQIFFGMRLPLLLQRRRAEAAFAKIRSWRPERIVLSHGRCFDSDGGDVIRRLLGGPPS; encoded by the coding sequence GTGGGTGCCTCTCTCTACGAGCCGATCAACGTCTACAAGCCGATGGGCCTGAATATCGGGATAGTCGATGGACCATTCGAATACCTGACCGTGGGTGGCGTCAGGCTGCCGCTGCCTTTCACGACCCGGATGACCGTTGTGCGTCTTTCGGACGGTAGTCTATTCCTGCACTCGCCGATCAAGTTCGCGGAGGCGTTGGCAGGCGAGCTGCAACGGATGGGCGCAATCCGTCATCTCGTCTCTCCCAACCAATTTCACTATGCTCATATCGGGGAGTGGTCCAAGGTCTTTCCCGATGCGATCACCTGGGCTTCGCCGCGTGTGCGCCAAAGGGCGCGCGCCCGGCGCAACGATGTCACGTTTGCGCGGGACCTCGAATTAAATCCGCCCGAGGAATGGCGGCAAGACATCGACCAGACGCTGTTTCCGGGCGGATATTTCAAGGAGTTCATCTTCTATCACAGGGCGTCGAGAACGCTGATCCTGACAGACACGATCATCAACATCGAGTTGGACAAGATGCCCGAGCCTTGGCGAACGGCAACAAAACTGAGTGGAATGTACCATCCCCGCGGGCAAATATTCTTCGGCATGCGGCTGCCCCTGTTATTGCAACGGCGAAGGGCCGAGGCGGCGTTCGCGAAAATCCGTTCCTGGCGGCCGGAGCGCATTGTGCTCAGCCATGGCCGGTGCTTCGATTCCGATGGCGGTGATGTCATCAGGAGGTTACTTGGCGGGCCGCCGTCTTGA
- a CDS encoding GAF domain-containing protein, translated as MYVTRSIAQDDKGSFYRELATQLRGLLEGERDAIANAANLSALVFDLVPDLNWAGFYFLKSENELVLGPFQGRVACVRIAVGKGVCGTAVAQARAMLVPDVHEFPGHIACDAASRSELVVPLIKYGRVFGVLDLDSPIPGRFAAEDQAGFEALAAIYAEASDLQ; from the coding sequence ATGTATGTTACGAGAAGCATCGCTCAGGACGACAAAGGCTCCTTCTATCGCGAGCTCGCAACCCAGCTGCGCGGCCTTCTCGAAGGAGAGCGTGACGCGATCGCCAACGCTGCCAACCTCTCCGCGTTGGTTTTCGACCTGGTACCCGACCTGAACTGGGCAGGATTCTATTTCCTGAAATCCGAAAACGAGCTGGTGCTCGGCCCGTTTCAGGGGAGAGTCGCCTGTGTGCGCATAGCTGTGGGCAAGGGCGTTTGCGGCACTGCCGTCGCGCAAGCACGCGCGATGCTGGTTCCAGACGTTCATGAATTTCCCGGACATATCGCCTGTGACGCTGCCTCCCGTTCGGAGTTGGTGGTGCCGCTGATCAAGTACGGCAGAGTTTTCGGCGTGCTCGATCTCGACAGTCCGATACCCGGCCGTTTCGCTGCCGAGGATCAAGCTGGGTTTGAGGCGCTCGCCGCGATCTACGCAGAAGCGAGCGATCTGCAATAG
- a CDS encoding YeeE/YedE thiosulfate transporter family protein, giving the protein MALIAALGFVLGFAMNRGSICTVTATRELVSERRPARFIALIECAAWAALVYAIVETAPKTQEGWSPLGYLVPAAIFLGLGTYVNGACVFGSVGHIGNGELGFAFTFLGMYAVVYCEALLDLLPHQPPTSAPPSFELALLALALLAIVALRLAISRRSESNFRQLTLVMGAIGITSAILTILAPGFSISASVGPIASIPVASALISVCMFGGSLVSARLRRHGFLLEWPTMATIVRRTLAGILMGLGALLIPGGNDTLLLIGFPTGAWQAALAYVLFVATLAALIVKFGSMARPWS; this is encoded by the coding sequence ATGGCTTTGATCGCGGCGCTGGGATTTGTTCTGGGTTTCGCGATGAACCGGGGATCGATCTGCACCGTCACCGCCACGAGGGAGTTGGTATCGGAGAGGAGGCCGGCGCGATTCATCGCTTTGATCGAATGCGCCGCCTGGGCGGCCCTTGTCTACGCAATCGTCGAAACGGCACCGAAGACGCAGGAGGGTTGGTCGCCACTCGGCTACCTGGTTCCTGCGGCCATTTTTCTTGGGCTCGGCACCTATGTGAACGGCGCTTGTGTGTTCGGGTCTGTTGGGCATATCGGAAACGGCGAACTCGGATTCGCATTCACGTTTCTCGGCATGTATGCGGTCGTATACTGCGAAGCCCTGCTTGATCTGCTTCCGCATCAGCCGCCGACAAGTGCTCCCCCATCGTTCGAATTGGCGCTGCTCGCGCTTGCATTGTTGGCCATCGTGGCTCTAAGGCTCGCCATTTCACGGAGATCCGAGTCAAATTTCCGGCAGTTGACGCTGGTGATGGGGGCGATCGGCATCACCTCGGCGATCCTGACGATCCTTGCGCCTGGGTTCTCGATCAGTGCATCCGTTGGACCGATCGCTTCGATACCGGTCGCGAGCGCCTTGATTTCAGTCTGCATGTTCGGCGGCAGTCTTGTCTCGGCGAGACTTAGAAGGCATGGATTTTTACTGGAATGGCCGACAATGGCGACCATCGTCCGGAGAACGCTTGCGGGCATTCTCATGGGATTGGGGGCGCTCCTCATTCCCGGTGGAAACGACACGCTGCTGCTGATTGGTTTCCCGACCGGGGCCTGGCAGGCGGCGCTCGCATACGTGCTATTCGTCGCGACGCTGGCCGCACTCATTGTCAAGTTCGGTTCAATGGCAAGACCTTGGTCATGA
- a CDS encoding YkgB family protein: protein MPRVPIHSTAAYPRSQARAASLDLVEHHGRTVTAAGLYLSLVVIYGWFGGMKFTAYEAEGLIGLVGNSPLLSWTYSLFSVGDFSSLLGVLELSIGALIAARLVNPVYSLVGGLLSAGLFVTTLSFMATTPGVFVPELGLPAISVAPGQFLLKDVGLFALSFWIAGDSLAALRSTNG from the coding sequence ATGCCTCGTGTTCCTATCCACAGCACCGCGGCGTATCCACGCAGCCAGGCTCGAGCCGCTTCCCTCGATCTCGTCGAACACCACGGTCGGACCGTCACGGCGGCGGGCCTCTATCTTTCGCTGGTCGTGATCTATGGCTGGTTCGGGGGCATGAAGTTCACCGCTTATGAAGCGGAAGGTCTGATCGGCCTTGTCGGCAACAGCCCGTTGTTGAGCTGGACCTATTCCCTTTTCAGCGTAGGAGACTTCTCAAGCCTTCTCGGCGTGCTCGAGCTCAGCATCGGCGCGCTGATCGCGGCACGACTCGTCAACCCCGTGTACTCGCTCGTCGGCGGCTTGCTCTCGGCCGGGCTGTTCGTGACCACGCTCAGCTTCATGGCGACGACCCCCGGAGTGTTCGTGCCAGAACTCGGCCTTCCGGCCATCTCGGTCGCTCCCGGGCAGTTCCTGCTCAAGGACGTCGGCCTGTTCGCCCTCTCCTTTTGGATTGCCGGCGACTCGTTAGCGGCACTCCGCTCCACCAATGGTTGA